The following proteins are co-located in the Spinactinospora alkalitolerans genome:
- the secY gene encoding preprotein translocase subunit SecY, producing MLGAFVRAFRTPDLRNKLLFTLFILTIFRLGSVIPAPGINSAAIKDQMEAVQAADTSGVYALVNLFSGGALLQLAVFALGVMPYITASIILNLLTVVIPRLEALKKEGQAGQTKITQYTRYLTVALAVLQSTSIIAMARTGQLFQGAIPVSSYMPNQDLLTLVTIVFVMTAGTCVIMWFGELITERGVGNGMSLLIFTQIIAMFPSSMMRIWEEQGPWIFSIICVAGLVLIAGVVFVEQAQRRIPVQYAKRMVGRRMYGGSSTYIPLKVNQAGVIPVIFASSLLYLPQLAIGLLGQDSGNPVVSFLSTYFNPTGTHPVYMATFFALIVGFAFFYVAITFNPTEVADNMKKYGGFIPGIRPGRPTAEYLDYVLTRLTTPGALYLGVIALLPMLALGASGASQNFPFGGTSILIMVGVGLDTVKQIESHLQQRNYEGFLR from the coding sequence GTGCTAGGTGCGTTCGTCCGTGCGTTCCGCACGCCTGACCTGCGTAACAAGCTGCTGTTTACGCTGTTCATCCTGACCATTTTCCGGCTCGGGTCGGTGATCCCGGCTCCGGGCATCAACTCCGCGGCCATCAAGGACCAGATGGAGGCGGTCCAGGCCGCCGACACGTCCGGTGTGTACGCGCTCGTCAACCTGTTCAGCGGCGGCGCACTGCTGCAGCTCGCCGTGTTCGCGCTGGGCGTCATGCCCTACATCACCGCGAGCATCATCCTGAACCTGCTCACGGTGGTCATCCCGCGGCTCGAGGCGCTGAAGAAGGAGGGCCAGGCGGGGCAGACCAAGATCACGCAGTACACGCGCTACCTGACGGTCGCCCTCGCGGTCCTCCAGTCGACCAGCATCATCGCCATGGCGCGCACCGGGCAGCTGTTCCAGGGCGCGATCCCGGTCTCGTCCTACATGCCCAACCAGGACCTGCTGACCCTCGTCACGATCGTCTTCGTGATGACCGCCGGCACCTGCGTCATCATGTGGTTCGGCGAGCTCATCACCGAGCGCGGCGTCGGCAACGGCATGTCGCTGCTGATCTTCACCCAGATCATCGCGATGTTCCCGTCCTCCATGATGCGCATCTGGGAGGAGCAGGGCCCCTGGATCTTCTCGATCATCTGCGTGGCCGGCCTGGTGCTCATCGCCGGCGTGGTCTTCGTCGAGCAGGCCCAGCGCCGCATCCCGGTGCAGTACGCCAAGCGCATGGTGGGCCGGCGGATGTACGGGGGCAGCTCCACCTACATCCCGCTGAAGGTCAACCAGGCCGGTGTCATCCCGGTCATCTTCGCCTCCTCGCTGCTGTACCTGCCGCAGTTGGCGATCGGCCTGCTGGGCCAGGACTCCGGCAACCCGGTGGTGAGCTTCCTCTCCACCTACTTCAACCCCACGGGTACGCACCCGGTCTACATGGCCACGTTCTTCGCCCTCATCGTCGGGTTCGCCTTCTTCTACGTGGCCATCACCTTCAACCCCACTGAAGTCGCCGACAACATGAAGAAGTACGGTGGTTTCATCCCGGGCATCCGTCCGGGGCGTCCGACCGCCGAGTACCTCGACTACGTGCTGACTCGGCTGACGACCCCCGGCGCGCTCTACCTGGGTGTGATCGCTCTACTGCCGATGCTGGCGCTCGGAGCCTCCGGTGCGTCGCAGAACTTCCCGTTCGGCGGGACGAGCATCCTGATCATGGTCGGTGTCGGGCTGGACACGGTGAAGCAGATCGAGAGTCACCTCCAGCAGAGGAACTACGAAGGTTTTCTGCGATAG